In Saccharicrinis carchari, a single window of DNA contains:
- a CDS encoding M23 family metallopeptidase, which yields MNIPKTKKKLFRNLRNKYRLAIFNEQTYEEVWRMRLSRLNVFTVVGSMAIILVLLVTVLIAYTGLREYIPGYPDGNERRLMVRNINRVDSLILEIEKRDRFFQSIKSVISGEAPPSDEQEADHSASGVPQKVNFEKSDDDKIFRQQVEEEEKYNLTVLDNTEKIPELNQIYFYSPLKGIVVKKFIESEGHFGIDIVAAPGKTVLSITGGTVIFSGWTVETGYTIMIQHNDDLISTYKHNSRLLKKAGDKVVAGEAIANIGNSGELTTGPHLHFELWHQGNALDPTQYILFE from the coding sequence ATGAACATACCAAAAACCAAAAAAAAACTTTTCCGTAACCTACGCAACAAATATCGACTGGCCATATTTAACGAACAAACCTACGAGGAAGTATGGCGGATGCGATTGTCACGGCTCAATGTATTTACCGTGGTAGGTTCTATGGCGATTATTTTGGTGCTACTGGTTACAGTGCTGATTGCCTATACGGGCTTGAGAGAATATATCCCGGGCTATCCTGACGGGAATGAACGCAGATTAATGGTGCGCAATATAAACCGGGTAGATTCCTTAATTTTAGAAATTGAAAAACGTGATCGTTTTTTCCAATCCATCAAATCTGTCATCTCCGGTGAAGCTCCACCCTCCGATGAACAAGAAGCGGACCATAGCGCATCAGGCGTACCACAAAAGGTAAACTTTGAAAAAAGCGACGATGATAAGATTTTCAGACAGCAAGTAGAAGAGGAAGAAAAATACAACCTGACTGTACTCGATAACACGGAAAAAATTCCCGAGCTAAATCAAATCTATTTTTACTCCCCCTTAAAAGGTATCGTAGTAAAAAAGTTTATTGAAAGCGAAGGGCATTTTGGAATAGACATTGTGGCAGCACCGGGCAAAACCGTCCTTTCCATTACGGGTGGTACGGTTATTTTTTCGGGTTGGACCGTAGAAACCGGTTACACCATCATGATACAACACAACGACGACCTGATATCCACCTATAAACATAACTCCCGACTACTGAAAAAAGCAGGCGACAAAGTTGTGGCTGGCGAAGCTATTGCCAACATAGGCAACTCCGGAGAGCTCACCACCGGACCCCATTTGCATTTTGAATTGTGGCATCAGGGTAATGCCTTAGATCCCACACAATACATATTATTTGAATAA
- a CDS encoding 1-deoxy-D-xylulose-5-phosphate reductoisomerase: protein MKKRVAVLGSTGSIGSQTLEVISQHPDKFEVEVLTANNQIGKLVEQCRTFLPNTVVIANKAKYQQLQDALHDLPIKVYAGERSVAQVVEMSTVDIVLTAMVGFSGLLPTINAIKAGKAIALANKETLVVAGDIITQLAAQNKVPILPVDSEHSALFQCLTGEFQNPIEKIYLTASGGPFRGKDSVYLNNVTPEQALNHPNWEMGNKITIDSASMMNKGLEVIEAAWLFGLSPAQIDVIIHPQSIVHSIVQFTDGSMKAQMGLPDMRVPIQYALTYPERFTSDFPRFNFMDYPQLNFDKPDYKTFRNLGIAYDAMRTGGNMPCVMNAANEVVVDKFLQNKIGFLQMSDIIEKTMTKVDFIQKPSINDYFESDTEARAIAHALIGY, encoded by the coding sequence ATGAAAAAAAGGGTAGCCGTTTTAGGATCCACCGGATCTATTGGCTCACAGACTTTGGAAGTTATATCCCAACATCCGGATAAGTTTGAAGTTGAAGTTTTAACTGCCAACAATCAGATTGGTAAATTAGTGGAACAATGCCGTACATTTTTACCCAATACGGTAGTGATAGCTAACAAAGCCAAGTACCAACAGTTACAAGATGCCTTGCACGATCTCCCTATTAAGGTGTATGCCGGCGAACGTTCCGTAGCACAAGTAGTAGAAATGAGCACGGTGGATATAGTACTCACGGCTATGGTAGGTTTTTCGGGTCTGCTACCTACCATCAATGCCATTAAAGCCGGTAAAGCCATTGCGTTGGCCAACAAAGAAACCCTTGTGGTAGCCGGCGACATAATCACCCAACTGGCCGCACAAAATAAAGTACCCATCCTACCTGTCGATTCGGAACATTCGGCTCTATTCCAGTGTCTGACAGGGGAATTTCAAAATCCTATCGAAAAAATTTACCTGACAGCTTCGGGCGGACCTTTCAGAGGAAAAGACAGCGTATATTTAAATAATGTTACTCCGGAACAAGCCCTAAACCACCCTAACTGGGAAATGGGTAATAAAATTACGATTGACTCAGCCAGCATGATGAATAAAGGACTGGAGGTGATTGAAGCAGCTTGGTTGTTTGGATTATCACCAGCGCAAATCGATGTGATTATTCATCCACAAAGTATTGTGCATAGTATAGTGCAGTTTACCGATGGCTCAATGAAGGCACAGATGGGCTTACCCGACATGCGCGTACCGATTCAATACGCCCTCACCTACCCCGAGCGATTTACCTCCGATTTTCCACGTTTTAACTTTATGGACTATCCCCAATTAAATTTCGATAAACCAGATTATAAAACATTCCGCAACCTGGGCATTGCCTACGATGCCATGCGGACGGGGGGAAATATGCCCTGCGTAATGAATGCCGCCAACGAAGTAGTAGTAGATAAGTTTTTACAAAATAAAATAGGTTTTTTGCAAATGTCGGATATCATCGAAAAAACAATGACAAAGGTAGATTTTATCCAAAAACCAAGCATCAACGATTATTTTGAATCCGATACTGAGGCGCGGGCAATTGCCCATGCCCTCATTGGATATTAA
- the gcvH gene encoding glycine cleavage system protein GcvH has product MNIPENLKYTKDHEWILVDGEIATVGVTDFAQGELGDIVFVEIETEGEDLDIEEVFGTIEAVKTVSDLYMPITGTITEVNPELEDKPEIVNKDPYGNGWMVKIKVKNKAEIDNLLTAEQYKELIA; this is encoded by the coding sequence ATGAACATTCCCGAAAATTTGAAATACACAAAAGACCACGAGTGGATATTGGTGGATGGTGAAATAGCCACGGTTGGCGTTACCGATTTTGCACAGGGTGAGCTGGGCGATATTGTTTTTGTTGAAATTGAAACCGAAGGTGAAGATTTAGATATTGAAGAGGTTTTTGGCACCATTGAAGCTGTTAAAACCGTATCCGATCTTTATATGCCCATAACAGGAACCATTACAGAGGTGAACCCCGAACTGGAAGATAAACCCGAAATTGTAAACAAAGACCCTTATGGCAACGGTTGGATGGTAAAAATAAAAGTGAAAAACAAAGCCGAAATTGACAACCTGCTCACCGCGGAACAATACAAAGAGCTGATAGCGTAG
- a CDS encoding toxin-antitoxin system YwqK family antitoxin — protein MLTLHVEGGSSNTQKDREGKGQVNMTDAVGMKQGHWIIEKNGVVVEEGRYVDNRKEGVWKAYFKNNILKYEITFTAGEARGEARFYYEDGTLRESGNWQVDHWEGSYKYYFESGQVAYDWVYNKEGKREGKQTYFYSNGNPMYEGEWDNGKTQGALQVFDQDGVLVQEKIFENGQFAEIKEPMPAHEKTGLKFTGTGNHTIYNLDGRIQEKGFFVKGNLFSGQRYCYNEEGTMISITNYKNGNPVDGQ, from the coding sequence ATGCTAACACTGCATGTAGAAGGAGGTAGTAGCAATACCCAGAAAGATAGAGAGGGTAAAGGGCAGGTTAACATGACAGATGCTGTGGGCATGAAGCAGGGGCATTGGATAATTGAAAAAAATGGTGTTGTGGTGGAAGAAGGCCGGTATGTTGACAATAGGAAAGAAGGCGTATGGAAAGCCTATTTTAAAAACAATATCTTAAAATACGAAATAACTTTTACAGCCGGAGAGGCTAGGGGAGAGGCGCGCTTTTATTACGAGGACGGAACGCTGCGAGAATCCGGTAATTGGCAGGTTGACCATTGGGAAGGAAGCTATAAGTATTACTTTGAATCGGGTCAGGTAGCGTACGATTGGGTTTATAACAAGGAAGGTAAACGAGAAGGCAAACAGACTTATTTTTATAGTAATGGTAATCCTATGTACGAGGGGGAGTGGGATAATGGTAAAACCCAAGGTGCGCTGCAGGTGTTTGACCAGGATGGGGTATTAGTTCAGGAGAAAATATTTGAAAACGGACAGTTTGCTGAAATCAAAGAACCCATGCCTGCGCATGAGAAAACAGGCCTCAAGTTTACAGGCACCGGAAACCATACCATTTATAATTTGGATGGACGCATACAAGAGAAAGGCTTTTTTGTAAAAGGAAATCTCTTTAGCGGTCAAAGGTATTGTTACAATGAAGAAGGCACAATGATTTCGATTACCAACTATAAAAATGGAAATCCCGTGGATGGGCAATAA
- a CDS encoding universal stress protein → MKNILVAVDLKEGTDKVLTIASDQARQFKAKLWIVHIAAPEPDFVGYQVGPQYIRDMRATELKGHHRKLKKLSDERCANGIDAESLLINGGTVEMLTAETEKLHIDLIVIGHHKHGFIHKTFFGQTDVSLIENTQVPTLIVPN, encoded by the coding sequence ATGAAAAACATTTTGGTAGCAGTTGACTTAAAAGAAGGTACAGATAAAGTATTGACGATAGCCTCCGACCAGGCTCGGCAGTTTAAAGCAAAACTATGGATTGTTCACATTGCGGCTCCGGAACCTGATTTTGTAGGCTATCAAGTTGGTCCGCAATACATTAGGGACATGAGAGCTACCGAACTTAAAGGACACCACCGGAAATTAAAAAAACTGTCGGACGAGCGCTGTGCAAATGGTATAGATGCCGAAAGTTTACTGATAAATGGTGGCACCGTTGAAATGCTAACGGCAGAAACAGAGAAACTCCATATTGATTTGATAGTGATAGGACATCACAAACACGGATTTATACACAAAACTTTTTTTGGCCAAACAGATGTATCTTTGATAGAAAATACACAAGTGCCTACCCTTATAGTTCCAAACTGA
- the tatA gene encoding twin-arginine translocase TatA/TatE family subunit, translated as MELNSVYICGFMGGYEWILIILVVVLLFGGRKIPELMKGLGQGMKEFKNARNENDKEEDKKTSEEKQ; from the coding sequence ATGGAATTAAATTCAGTTTACATCTGCGGCTTCATGGGAGGCTATGAGTGGATTTTAATAATCTTAGTGGTTGTGTTACTTTTTGGTGGTCGCAAGATTCCTGAGCTAATGAAAGGTTTAGGTCAGGGCATGAAAGAATTTAAAAACGCGCGTAACGAAAACGATAAAGAAGAAGACAAGAAAACTTCAGAAGAGAAACAATAA
- a CDS encoding TetR/AcrR family transcriptional regulator produces the protein MTTENLNYNESVRVSILEAAQTLFAKFGYKKTTMEDIALELHKGKSSLYYYFKNKEEIFQTVIDKEQGVLIDKLQQVVNSSQKPQEKMKDYVLTRMKTVSELDNYFKALTDERFGGIEFVKEVKENTEKAEVNMLEQIINEGIDEGTFQMKNVHLGAMAIALALKGIELPMFLASNKYEDMVEHLQNTLNILFYGLIKR, from the coding sequence ATGACAACAGAAAACCTAAATTACAACGAATCTGTAAGGGTTTCGATATTGGAAGCTGCACAGACCTTGTTTGCCAAGTTTGGCTACAAGAAAACTACCATGGAAGACATTGCCCTGGAACTGCACAAAGGAAAAAGCTCACTGTATTATTATTTTAAAAATAAAGAAGAAATATTTCAGACTGTAATCGACAAAGAACAGGGAGTGCTCATAGATAAGCTGCAACAAGTTGTTAATTCGTCGCAAAAGCCACAAGAAAAAATGAAGGACTACGTTCTTACCAGAATGAAGACCGTCAGTGAATTAGACAACTATTTTAAAGCATTAACCGACGAAAGATTCGGAGGCATCGAATTTGTTAAGGAGGTGAAGGAAAACACCGAAAAGGCCGAAGTTAATATGCTGGAGCAGATTATCAATGAAGGCATAGATGAGGGCACTTTTCAAATGAAAAATGTGCATCTCGGTGCCATGGCTATCGCGCTCGCTCTAAAAGGTATTGAGTTACCCATGTTTTTGGCCTCAAACAAATACGAAGACATGGTTGAGCACTTACAAAATACACTCAACATTTTATTTTATGGCCTGATAAAACGGTAA
- a CDS encoding glycoside hydrolase family 15 protein → MNNLDYGIIGNCKSAALISKTGSIDWCSLPDFDASTIFAALLDQEKGGSFKINVSENYKIEQRYLKNTSILCTKFSSEEGAFEVQDFMPRYKLEGTGYYNPPDVIRYFKHLSGKPKFVIDYDARLEYAEFETGVIVKDDCIKSFTKEGYYDSLYLYTDFSKNDIVNRATITLEKDAFVLLSYNQKLLTQTVDLQFVKLCKTKVYWLDWTGEITTFTKYQPEILRSALTLKMLSYDKTGAVLAAATTSLPETIGEERNWDYRFCWIRDASMVIKVMAKLGHLNTVKRFINFIVDIIPDKDEKIQIMYGINKEKVLTEKELTHLAGYENSKPVRIGNAAYIQKQNDIYGVLMDVILQHFRLFDTTLETGENLWTIARSIVKIVANNWHKRDKGIWEIRAEEKHFTFSKVLCWVAIDRAISIAKIINKEEYLKWWVPLANTIKEDIYKNGWNEKTKSFTQFYGSEYQDAANLLMEPYGFIDADDEKYKLTVKAIEKELCVDGLMYRYINEDDFGLPSSSFTICTFWMINSLYSIGEQEKAKQMFDQLLSYSNHLGLYSEDIDFKSKRLLGNFPQAYSHLALIDTAIKLSGGQITDDEILKRAIHREVL, encoded by the coding sequence ATGAATAATTTGGATTACGGAATTATTGGAAATTGTAAATCGGCAGCATTAATTTCTAAAACAGGATCAATTGATTGGTGCAGCTTACCCGATTTTGATGCATCCACCATATTTGCGGCCTTATTAGATCAGGAAAAAGGAGGCAGTTTTAAAATAAATGTTAGTGAAAACTATAAGATTGAACAACGTTACTTAAAAAATACAAGTATACTTTGTACCAAATTCTCAAGCGAGGAAGGCGCATTTGAGGTGCAGGATTTTATGCCCAGATACAAATTAGAAGGAACCGGTTATTATAATCCGCCGGATGTGATTCGCTATTTTAAGCACCTGTCGGGTAAACCCAAGTTTGTAATTGATTACGATGCCAGGCTCGAATACGCAGAATTTGAAACCGGAGTAATTGTAAAGGACGATTGCATAAAGAGTTTTACCAAGGAAGGATACTACGATTCACTTTATCTATATACCGATTTTTCGAAAAACGATATCGTGAACAGGGCTACGATTACCCTGGAGAAAGATGCTTTTGTGTTGCTTAGTTATAACCAAAAGTTACTTACGCAAACCGTTGATTTACAATTTGTAAAGTTGTGTAAAACCAAGGTGTACTGGCTCGATTGGACAGGTGAAATAACTACATTTACAAAATATCAGCCCGAAATATTAAGAAGTGCCCTTACCCTTAAAATGTTGAGTTACGATAAAACGGGAGCGGTATTGGCGGCAGCTACCACTTCTTTGCCAGAAACGATTGGCGAGGAGCGCAACTGGGATTACCGTTTTTGTTGGATTAGGGATGCCTCGATGGTAATTAAGGTAATGGCCAAGTTGGGGCATTTGAACACGGTGAAAAGGTTTATCAATTTTATTGTTGATATTATACCCGACAAAGATGAGAAAATACAAATTATGTATGGTATCAACAAGGAAAAAGTGCTCACCGAAAAAGAGTTGACACATCTGGCGGGTTATGAAAATTCTAAGCCGGTTAGAATCGGAAATGCAGCCTATATTCAAAAGCAAAATGATATCTATGGGGTGTTGATGGATGTAATTCTTCAGCATTTCAGGCTTTTTGACACCACACTTGAAACAGGCGAAAACTTATGGACTATTGCCCGAAGCATTGTAAAAATTGTAGCCAACAACTGGCATAAGAGAGATAAGGGCATTTGGGAGATTCGTGCCGAAGAAAAGCACTTTACCTTTTCAAAAGTGCTGTGCTGGGTGGCTATCGACCGGGCTATTTCTATTGCAAAAATCATTAATAAAGAGGAGTATTTGAAGTGGTGGGTGCCCTTGGCCAACACCATAAAAGAAGACATATACAAAAATGGCTGGAACGAAAAAACCAAGTCTTTTACCCAGTTTTACGGATCGGAGTATCAGGATGCGGCCAATCTTTTAATGGAACCCTATGGTTTTATTGATGCAGACGACGAGAAATACAAATTAACCGTAAAAGCCATCGAAAAAGAATTGTGTGTAGATGGACTGATGTATCGTTATATAAATGAAGATGACTTTGGCTTGCCTTCCTCTTCTTTTACCATTTGTACTTTTTGGATGATCAATAGTTTATATTCCATCGGTGAACAGGAGAAGGCCAAACAAATGTTTGACCAATTGTTATCCTACTCCAATCATTTAGGACTTTATAGCGAGGATATCGACTTTAAATCTAAACGTTTGTTGGGTAATTTTCCGCAAGCCTATTCTCACTTGGCACTCATTGATACAGCAATTAAGTTATCAGGAGGCCAAATAACGGATGATGAAATATTAAAAAGAGCCATACATAGAGAAGTATTGTAA
- the metA gene encoding homoserine O-acetyltransferase MetA produces MPIKIPDKLPARNVLESENIFVMDESRAVQQDIRPLKIVIFNLMPLKITTEAQIMRVLSNTPLQVEVDLLMTRTHSPKSTPKEHLTNFYRTFEEVKRNKYDGMIITGAPVEHLKFDEVTYWDELKEIMEWSRRNVTSTLHICWGAQAGLYYHYGIPKHNLGSKLFGVFEHKVMDNKEPLVRGFDDIFYAPHSRFTGIRKKDIDKVPGLKILAESDEAGIHMVISPDKRLIFITGHAEYDPFTLREEYFRDLSKGEDIAIPKNYFPNNNTTSEPEVRWRSHGSLMFTNWLNYYVYQETPYNFNEIN; encoded by the coding sequence ATGCCCATTAAAATTCCCGATAAACTGCCGGCACGCAACGTACTGGAAAGCGAAAATATTTTTGTAATGGACGAATCACGTGCTGTGCAACAAGATATTAGACCGTTAAAAATAGTAATTTTTAACCTGATGCCGCTAAAAATTACCACCGAAGCTCAAATTATGCGCGTATTATCCAATACGCCTTTGCAAGTGGAAGTGGATTTGTTGATGACGCGTACCCACAGCCCAAAATCGACACCTAAGGAGCACCTGACCAATTTTTACAGGACTTTTGAAGAGGTAAAGCGCAATAAATACGACGGAATGATTATCACCGGGGCGCCCGTTGAACATTTAAAGTTTGATGAGGTAACCTATTGGGACGAGTTGAAAGAAATTATGGAGTGGAGCCGACGTAATGTTACCAGCACCTTACATATTTGCTGGGGTGCACAAGCCGGTTTATACTACCATTACGGTATCCCAAAACACAACTTAGGCAGCAAGCTCTTTGGCGTTTTTGAGCACAAAGTAATGGACAATAAAGAACCCCTGGTACGTGGTTTCGACGATATATTTTATGCACCACACTCACGCTTTACCGGCATTCGAAAAAAAGATATTGATAAAGTGCCCGGTTTAAAAATCTTAGCAGAGTCAGACGAAGCCGGAATACATATGGTTATTTCGCCTGATAAACGATTGATATTTATTACCGGACATGCCGAGTACGATCCGTTTACCCTGCGCGAAGAGTATTTCAGAGATCTGAGCAAAGGTGAAGATATTGCTATCCCAAAAAATTATTTTCCTAACAACAATACAACCAGCGAACCCGAGGTGCGATGGCGAAGTCATGGCAGTTTAATGTTTACCAATTGGCTCAATTACTATGTGTATCAGGAAACACCATATAACTTTAATGAGATTAATTAA
- the rnr gene encoding ribonuclease R has protein sequence MSGKKKTKKRNRGLKKNQIIGLVQGIFTNNPKRTYNYKQISDLLELKKATLKQTVVEVLYELLESGFLTEVAKGKFKLLSRGAFIVGTVDTTSSGTAYIVPQDGIGDDVFVSQQNLKNALNGDLVKVQIFAKKRRRSVEGEVVEVLERKRDTFVGTIEISKNFAFLVTDKKVMFRDLFIPLNKLKGAKSGQLAVGKITDWDDYNKNPFGEIIDILGDAGENNAEMHAILAEFDLPYRYPEKVIQAAEKISDKIDENEIQNRRDFRPVPTFTIDPKDAKDFDDALSLQQLPNGNWEVGVHIADVTHYVKPNTIIDKEGYDRATSVYLVDRVVPMLPEHLSNNLCSLRPNEEKLCFSVVFEMDHQANLLDTWYGKTIILSNRRFSYEEAQEIIETGQGDHSEEIITLDKLAKGLRQQRFANGAISFERTEVRFDIDEQGKPLNVYFKEMKDANKMIEEFMLLANKRVAEYIGKKEISKGKGNNPKTFVYRIHDNPDPDKFENFARFVRKFGYEAMPMGEERISSSINRLLQQVEGKKEQNIIETLAIRTMAKASYSTNNKGHYGLAFKHYSHFTSPIRRYPDMIVHRLLHSYLEGGRSANAEKLEEECKHCSKMEVSAAEAERASIKLKQVEFMKEHVGSQFSGVISGVTEWGFYVELDENKCEGMVSIRNLDDDYYRFDEENYCIVGRRYNKKYQLGDPVNILVAKANLIKKQLDFELVND, from the coding sequence ATGAGCGGGAAGAAAAAAACAAAAAAGAGAAATAGAGGATTAAAAAAAAATCAAATAATAGGTCTTGTTCAAGGCATATTTACCAATAACCCCAAACGGACTTATAACTACAAACAAATATCGGATTTACTCGAGTTAAAAAAGGCAACACTAAAACAAACTGTGGTTGAGGTGCTGTACGAACTTTTAGAAAGTGGTTTTTTAACAGAGGTAGCCAAAGGAAAGTTTAAACTACTCTCACGCGGCGCTTTTATAGTGGGCACGGTAGATACCACCAGCTCGGGTACCGCCTATATTGTGCCTCAGGATGGCATTGGCGACGACGTATTTGTGAGTCAACAAAACCTAAAAAATGCCCTTAACGGGGATTTGGTGAAGGTACAGATTTTTGCAAAAAAACGCAGAAGATCAGTAGAGGGCGAAGTAGTAGAAGTGCTTGAGCGAAAACGTGACACTTTTGTAGGAACAATAGAAATATCTAAAAATTTTGCCTTTTTGGTGACCGATAAAAAGGTGATGTTCCGAGACTTGTTTATTCCCTTAAATAAACTGAAGGGTGCCAAGTCCGGGCAGCTGGCCGTAGGAAAAATAACCGATTGGGATGATTATAACAAAAATCCTTTTGGTGAAATAATTGACATACTGGGCGACGCAGGAGAAAATAACGCCGAGATGCACGCCATTTTGGCTGAGTTTGACTTGCCCTACCGCTATCCCGAAAAAGTTATCCAGGCAGCCGAAAAGATAAGTGACAAAATTGACGAGAACGAAATTCAAAACCGCCGCGACTTTAGGCCGGTACCTACATTTACCATCGACCCCAAAGATGCCAAAGACTTTGACGATGCCCTTTCGTTGCAACAACTACCCAACGGCAATTGGGAAGTAGGGGTGCACATTGCCGATGTTACCCATTACGTAAAGCCCAATACCATTATCGACAAGGAAGGCTACGATAGAGCTACATCCGTGTATTTGGTGGATAGGGTGGTACCCATGTTACCCGAGCACCTGAGTAATAACCTTTGCTCCTTGCGCCCAAACGAAGAGAAATTGTGTTTCTCGGTTGTTTTTGAAATGGACCATCAAGCCAACTTGCTCGACACCTGGTACGGTAAAACCATTATTTTAAGTAACCGTCGCTTCAGTTACGAAGAAGCACAGGAAATTATAGAAACCGGCCAGGGCGACCATAGCGAAGAGATAATTACACTTGACAAATTGGCCAAAGGATTGCGTCAACAACGCTTTGCCAATGGTGCCATTTCGTTCGAGCGCACGGAAGTCAGGTTCGACATTGACGAGCAAGGCAAACCGCTCAACGTATATTTTAAAGAGATGAAAGATGCCAATAAAATGATAGAAGAATTTATGCTGTTGGCTAATAAAAGGGTAGCTGAGTATATAGGTAAAAAGGAAATTTCAAAGGGCAAAGGCAACAATCCAAAAACATTTGTTTACAGGATACATGACAACCCCGATCCCGACAAATTCGAGAACTTTGCCCGTTTTGTGCGCAAATTCGGCTACGAAGCTATGCCCATGGGTGAGGAACGTATAAGCAGCTCCATCAATCGTCTGTTGCAACAGGTAGAGGGTAAAAAGGAGCAAAACATTATAGAAACGCTGGCTATACGAACCATGGCCAAGGCCTCGTATTCAACAAACAATAAAGGACACTACGGTTTGGCCTTTAAGCATTATTCGCATTTTACATCGCCTATCCGTCGTTATCCCGATATGATAGTTCACCGCCTGCTTCATTCGTATTTAGAGGGTGGCAGATCGGCCAATGCCGAAAAACTAGAAGAAGAATGTAAGCACTGCTCCAAAATGGAAGTAAGCGCTGCCGAAGCCGAACGCGCCTCAATTAAACTAAAACAAGTTGAATTTATGAAAGAACATGTTGGCAGCCAGTTTAGTGGTGTTATATCAGGCGTTACGGAATGGGGATTCTACGTTGAGTTGGATGAAAATAAATGCGAAGGCATGGTTTCCATACGCAACCTCGACGATGATTATTATCGTTTCGACGAAGAAAACTACTGCATAGTGGGTAGAAGGTACAATAAGAAATATCAACTCGGCGATCCCGTAAACATACTTGTAGCCAAGGCAAATTTAATTAAAAAACAGTTGGATTTTGAACTGGTAAACGATTGA
- the rseP gene encoding RIP metalloprotease RseP, which translates to MDFVIKAGQLLLSLSILVILHEFGHFFFAKLFKTRVEKFYLFFDPWFSLFKFKKGDTEYGIGWLPLGGYVKISGMIDESMDKEALKEEPKPYEFRSKPTYQRLLIMIGGVLVNFLLAFFIFWMVLYSYGESYVNVEDAKYGLAYHPLAHEIGLNDGDVITHVDTFKVKSVRDIPSHILLEEANHLTVKRADSTFVLPIPEDFGKKLLDQEVKTLAQIRMPFVITNVLKGDNADLAGIKTGDRIVSINGQETPYFTEATKLFAQNKDKRVDIGLIRNNTDTTVRCEISDKGLIGVHAKVDFFEETVTTYGFWEALPAGVSKGINTLVSYVKQLKLVFSKEGVKQIGGFGAIGGLFPPTWNWGAFWELTGFLSIILAFMNILPIPALDGGHVLFLMYEMVSGRKPSDKFLEYATIAGMVLLFSLLIFANGNDIFRAFFK; encoded by the coding sequence ATGGATTTTGTTATAAAAGCGGGGCAGTTACTCTTAAGCCTCTCAATATTAGTTATATTACATGAGTTTGGCCATTTCTTTTTTGCCAAGCTTTTTAAAACCCGGGTCGAAAAATTTTATCTCTTCTTTGATCCATGGTTCTCACTTTTTAAATTTAAAAAAGGTGATACAGAATACGGTATCGGATGGCTGCCTCTGGGTGGCTATGTAAAGATATCGGGCATGATAGACGAATCTATGGACAAAGAGGCACTTAAGGAGGAGCCCAAACCGTACGAATTCAGATCAAAGCCTACTTATCAACGCTTATTAATTATGATTGGAGGCGTTTTGGTAAACTTTCTGCTGGCCTTCTTTATTTTTTGGATGGTTTTATATAGCTATGGCGAGTCCTATGTTAATGTTGAGGATGCAAAATACGGTCTGGCTTACCACCCTTTAGCGCACGAAATTGGATTGAACGATGGCGATGTGATAACCCACGTAGACACCTTTAAGGTGAAATCGGTTCGCGATATACCTTCACATATATTATTGGAAGAGGCGAATCATCTTACGGTGAAAAGAGCCGACTCCACTTTTGTGCTGCCTATCCCCGAAGATTTTGGTAAGAAACTTTTGGATCAAGAAGTGAAAACCCTGGCTCAGATCAGAATGCCTTTTGTGATTACGAATGTGCTCAAAGGAGATAATGCGGATTTGGCAGGTATAAAAACTGGCGATCGTATTGTTTCTATTAACGGACAGGAAACCCCGTATTTTACGGAAGCAACAAAACTATTTGCCCAAAATAAGGACAAAAGAGTTGATATTGGGCTAATACGTAACAATACCGACACCACTGTTAGGTGCGAAATTTCAGACAAAGGCCTCATTGGGGTACATGCTAAAGTCGATTTTTTTGAAGAAACCGTTACCACCTACGGTTTTTGGGAAGCCCTGCCCGCCGGGGTATCCAAGGGAATAAATACCCTGGTGAGCTATGTTAAGCAGCTTAAACTGGTATTTTCCAAAGAGGGGGTAAAGCAAATTGGGGGCTTTGGTGCAATTGGCGGTTTATTTCCGCCAACATGGAACTGGGGAGCTTTCTGGGAACTTACAGGATTCCTTTCTATCATTTTAGCATTTATGAACATACTACCCATACCGGCTTTAGATGGTGGACACGTATTATTTTTAATGTACGAAATGGTTTCGGGACGTAAACCCAGCGACAAATTTTTAGAATATGCCACTATTGCCGGCATGGTACTGTTGTTCAGTTTGCTTATTTTTGCCAACGGAAACGATATATTTAGAGCATTTTTTAAATAA